Proteins encoded in a region of the Roseateles sp. SL47 genome:
- a CDS encoding DUF805 domain-containing protein produces the protein MIEPTLNQYAPPTAAVSDVSPESAGYSELKYFSTKGRIGRLRYLAYSTGSSLIIMFVLGLVMGLLGALGGGALGLLGTLVSIVAYPFIIWFAFICAIKRCHDANLSGWWSLGMFIPLANFAFFLVPGTKGSNNFGPPPPPNTLGVKVLGLILPFIFIIGIVAAIALPAYQAAKMRAGATQSSSQL, from the coding sequence ATGATCGAACCCACATTGAATCAATACGCGCCGCCCACGGCGGCAGTTTCAGACGTCTCGCCAGAGAGCGCCGGTTACTCCGAGCTGAAGTATTTCTCGACCAAGGGCCGTATCGGCCGGCTGCGTTACCTGGCTTATTCCACCGGCTCTTCGCTGATCATCATGTTCGTGCTGGGTCTGGTCATGGGGCTGCTGGGCGCCCTGGGCGGCGGCGCTCTGGGGTTGCTCGGCACCCTGGTCTCGATCGTGGCCTATCCATTCATCATCTGGTTTGCATTCATCTGCGCCATCAAGCGCTGCCATGACGCCAACCTGAGCGGATGGTGGAGCCTTGGCATGTTCATCCCGCTCGCCAACTTCGCCTTCTTCCTCGTACCCGGCACCAAGGGCAGCAACAACTTCGGCCCCCCGCCGCCGCCCAACACGCTGGGCGTGAAGGTCCTGGGCCTGATCCTGCCCTTCATCTTCATCATTGGCATCGTGGCTGCGATCGCGCTGCCGGCCTATCAGGCTGCGAAGATGCGTGCGGGCGCGACGCAGTCGTCCAGCCAGCTTTAA
- a CDS encoding DUF58 domain-containing protein translates to MSTVRRIVLPTRATLRVLIGLALAFTAALAAGAPLAVVAPVGMGLLVVLTVVAAVDLWRSLRLWRTAGVSVQRALPAAFAIGASTELRLDLVNDGPLAWQLQIFDDLDPLFDFEGMPMSLSLAAHTRTPLRFRVKARQRGMVTLGRSQLLWRTRAGVFEVRQTVGEARSLRVYPNFAALARYAWLSGDRRLAQIGIKNFVQRGQGTDFRQLAEYRRGDPLRHLDVKASLRHRKPVVREYQDERDQCVMFLLDCGRRMRADDQSQGLRGSSHFDDALDAMMLLAYVALSEGDEVGAMTFGCAPQERRDCAPRKGMGTLNALMNQMHDLQPGGHHSDYLAAAEDMARRLRRRSLIIVLTNFRDEDSPELQPALRLLRRRHLVLLASLRETALSTIAEQPIHSTDDAVAVASAHLLSQARQDAFARVVDRDRLSVDVEPQALAATLVNRYHQVKRSGLL, encoded by the coding sequence ATGAGCACCGTGCGCCGCATCGTCCTGCCCACCCGGGCCACACTCCGGGTGCTGATCGGCCTGGCGTTGGCCTTCACCGCAGCGCTGGCCGCGGGCGCGCCCCTGGCCGTCGTGGCGCCCGTGGGCATGGGCCTGCTGGTGGTGCTGACCGTGGTGGCCGCTGTGGACCTGTGGCGCAGTCTGCGTCTGTGGCGCACGGCGGGTGTCTCCGTGCAGCGAGCGCTGCCGGCTGCCTTTGCCATCGGCGCATCGACCGAACTGCGCCTGGATCTGGTGAATGATGGGCCGCTGGCCTGGCAGCTCCAGATCTTTGATGACCTCGACCCGCTGTTCGATTTTGAGGGCATGCCGATGTCGCTGAGCCTGGCGGCCCACACCCGCACGCCATTGCGATTCCGGGTGAAGGCGCGGCAGCGGGGCATGGTGACATTGGGCCGCAGCCAACTGCTGTGGCGCACCCGGGCTGGCGTTTTTGAGGTCCGCCAGACGGTGGGCGAAGCGCGCAGCCTGCGCGTCTATCCCAACTTCGCCGCGCTGGCCCGTTATGCCTGGCTGTCGGGTGACCGGCGTCTGGCCCAGATCGGGATCAAGAATTTCGTACAGCGCGGTCAAGGCACCGACTTCCGTCAACTGGCGGAATACCGGCGTGGAGACCCACTGCGGCACCTGGATGTGAAAGCCTCCCTGCGGCACCGCAAGCCGGTGGTGCGGGAGTATCAGGACGAGCGTGACCAATGCGTCATGTTCCTGCTGGACTGTGGCCGGCGCATGCGGGCCGACGATCAATCGCAGGGCCTTCGCGGCAGCAGCCATTTCGATGACGCCCTGGACGCGATGATGCTGCTGGCCTATGTGGCGCTGAGCGAAGGTGATGAAGTGGGTGCCATGACCTTCGGTTGCGCCCCCCAGGAGCGCCGTGACTGCGCGCCCCGCAAGGGCATGGGCACACTCAATGCGCTGATGAACCAGATGCACGACCTGCAGCCGGGGGGCCACCATTCGGACTACCTGGCGGCGGCCGAGGACATGGCGCGTCGGCTGCGGCGGCGCTCGCTGATCATTGTGCTGACCAATTTCCGGGATGAAGATTCGCCTGAATTGCAGCCCGCGCTGCGGCTGCTGCGGCGGCGCCATCTGGTGCTGCTGGCCAGCCTGCGCGAGACGGCCCTGAGCACGATTGCGGAGCAGCCGATTCATTCGACGGACGATGCCGTGGCGGTGGCCAGCGCGCATCTGCTGTCACAGGCCCGCCAGGATGCTTTCGCGCGGGTGGTGGACCGGGATCGACTGTCGGTGGATGTTGAACCCCAGGCGTTGGCGGCCACACTGGTGAACCGCTATCACCAGGTCAAGCGGTCGGGCTTGCTGTAA
- a CDS encoding AAA family ATPase, with the protein MIKPEELKLATQWLHGLRQEISKAVVGQTPVVEQLLVAVVASGHVLVEGVPGLGKTLLARALAQAVRLQYSRLQFTPDLMPADVIGHSVLDDTGAGLGRLRVRKGPVFTNLLLADEINRAPAKTQSALLEVMQEFQATLEGQTLALPRPFMVMATQNPVDTEGTYPLPEAQLDRFLLKILIGYPTHEEEAAVVQLVTTGRAGHELPLEAVQPVLDDVQVQELQRLAGLVHADAKVIDYAVRVVRVTRQWPGIEFGAGPRASVALIRAARAVALINGRDFITPDDVARQALAVLRHRVTMSPDAQIEGRDLDDLLQAALDSVEAPRL; encoded by the coding sequence ATGATCAAGCCCGAAGAGCTCAAGCTCGCCACTCAATGGCTGCATGGCCTGCGTCAGGAAATCAGCAAGGCCGTGGTGGGCCAGACGCCGGTCGTGGAGCAACTGCTGGTGGCGGTGGTCGCATCCGGCCATGTGCTGGTGGAAGGTGTGCCCGGTCTGGGCAAGACGCTGCTGGCGCGCGCCTTGGCCCAGGCGGTGCGGCTGCAATATTCGCGTCTGCAGTTCACGCCGGACCTGATGCCCGCCGACGTCATCGGCCATAGCGTGCTGGACGACACCGGCGCCGGTCTCGGGCGTCTGCGGGTGCGCAAAGGCCCGGTGTTCACCAACCTGCTGCTGGCCGACGAAATCAACCGTGCGCCCGCCAAGACGCAAAGTGCGCTGCTGGAAGTGATGCAGGAATTCCAGGCCACGCTGGAAGGCCAGACCCTGGCGCTGCCTCGCCCCTTCATGGTGATGGCCACCCAGAACCCGGTGGACACCGAAGGCACCTATCCGCTGCCGGAGGCGCAGCTGGACCGCTTCCTGCTCAAGATCCTGATCGGGTATCCGACGCATGAGGAAGAAGCCGCCGTGGTGCAACTGGTGACCACCGGCCGGGCCGGCCACGAACTGCCGCTGGAAGCCGTGCAACCGGTGCTGGACGACGTCCAGGTGCAGGAACTGCAACGCCTGGCCGGGTTGGTGCACGCCGATGCCAAGGTCATCGACTACGCGGTGCGTGTGGTGCGCGTCACCCGCCAGTGGCCCGGCATTGAATTCGGCGCCGGCCCACGGGCCAGCGTGGCGCTGATCCGTGCCGCACGTGCCGTCGCCCTGATCAATGGACGTGACTTCATCACCCCGGACGATGTGGCCCGACAGGCCCTGGCCGTGCTGCGCCATCGCGTGACGATGTCGCCGGATGCCCAGATCGAGGGGCGTGACCTGGATGACCTGCTGCAGGCCGCGCTGGACAGCGTGGAGGCACCTCGCCTCTGA
- a CDS encoding DUF4350 domain-containing protein: MTRGRWLWALGLVLLGLGAWWISANTVWDERPIYKPPQGEARTNPVYAMEQLLRKLGVQAEHRDTLEALPPPQARLVLMSDDWNLMPERAEQLHAWVKQGGHLVLLTGTSWHDTDLDDWVPIDTHFVNEKSFRPAAAAPTPQAPAASQPSRRGTQDQGEAPSEEDGDDEEDEDSDAMEAPASPVPPVAPAASGAAQEDQPWQPSAVGLKDCHLFSANLRLKQRPDARPIWRVMQGNGAQALRVAVGQGTVTALNVSNSALMRETPLECDNSVLLVASLQAAPGTTVWFYLNEKRESLAPWLWHRGWIAVVLAALALMAALWRKAVRFGPALAVSPRLRRSIGEQVRGLGHYLHRHGSEALMVAQQRALEDTAARRLAHYARLPVPERVRRIAEATGVAEADLASALSARFCTRAELPSRLHVLETARRRLQKTQDERHPQ; encoded by the coding sequence ATGACACGCGGCCGCTGGTTGTGGGCGCTGGGCCTGGTGTTGCTGGGCCTGGGCGCCTGGTGGATCTCTGCCAACACGGTCTGGGATGAGCGCCCGATCTACAAACCGCCACAAGGCGAGGCCCGGACCAATCCCGTCTATGCCATGGAGCAGTTGCTGCGCAAGCTGGGCGTGCAGGCGGAGCACCGCGACACCCTCGAGGCCCTGCCGCCGCCGCAGGCCCGATTGGTGTTGATGTCGGACGACTGGAACCTGATGCCCGAACGTGCGGAGCAACTGCATGCATGGGTGAAGCAAGGCGGGCATCTGGTGCTGCTGACTGGCACCTCCTGGCACGACACCGATCTGGACGACTGGGTGCCGATCGACACGCACTTCGTCAACGAGAAGAGCTTCCGGCCGGCCGCAGCGGCACCCACGCCACAGGCCCCCGCTGCGTCGCAGCCGTCACGTCGCGGCACTCAGGACCAGGGCGAGGCCCCGAGCGAAGAAGATGGGGACGACGAAGAGGACGAGGACAGCGACGCCATGGAAGCCCCCGCGTCGCCCGTCCCCCCCGTCGCGCCAGCCGCTTCCGGCGCAGCCCAGGAAGACCAGCCCTGGCAGCCCAGTGCGGTCGGACTGAAGGACTGCCACCTGTTCAGCGCCAATCTGCGGCTCAAGCAGCGCCCGGACGCCAGGCCGATCTGGCGGGTGATGCAGGGCAACGGTGCGCAAGCCCTCCGCGTCGCGGTGGGCCAGGGCACGGTCACCGCCCTCAACGTCAGCAACAGTGCCTTGATGCGTGAGACCCCGTTGGAATGCGACAACTCGGTGCTGCTGGTGGCCAGCCTGCAAGCAGCCCCCGGCACCACCGTCTGGTTCTATCTGAACGAAAAGCGCGAGTCCCTGGCGCCCTGGCTGTGGCATCGCGGCTGGATCGCGGTGGTGCTGGCGGCGCTGGCCCTGATGGCAGCCTTGTGGCGCAAGGCCGTGCGCTTCGGCCCGGCCCTGGCCGTCTCGCCCCGCCTGCGCCGCTCGATTGGCGAGCAGGTGCGCGGCCTGGGCCACTACCTCCATCGCCACGGCAGTGAAGCCTTGATGGTCGCGCAGCAGCGCGCACTGGAAGACACCGCTGCCAGGCGCCTGGCTCATTACGCCCGGTTGCCGGTGCCGGAACGGGTGCGCCGCATTGCCGAAGCCACCGGTGTGGCGGAGGCCGATCTGGCCTCGGCGCTGTCTGCCCGCTTCTGCACCCGCGCTGAACTGCCGTCCCGGCTGCACGTGCTCGAAACCGCACGGCGCCGTCTCCAGAAAACCCAAGACGAAAGACATCCCCAATGA
- a CDS encoding DUF4129 domain-containing protein: protein MRLREERLSPCVMSGGRSGIRSAALGPQSASVKVSVKALASASVGALMGALMGALMVGLMVGLALLSGPVPALAAEADGATPDIAAPEPAASHNETSTTTTTSSSKTIPADGATCRLPRHEALNITDRAAPDSDGQTPAAASAPALDITAVHAAASAVAADPLLGGTDKVRYLRFKDTDKKEDKKTDTSMAGWWIELIKGLSTGLRIAIWLLGAGMLIWIFLRLRDWVQLQRTGTLVAAVAPTHVGSLDIRPESLPEDIGAAARALWQQGQPRAALSLLYRGALSRLVHVHGVPIRAASTESDCLALAQPRLSPASHRYLSQLISGWQIVAYAQREVASDDFEALCVHFDERLTQGATP, encoded by the coding sequence GTGCGTTTGCGTGAAGAGCGGCTGAGCCCCTGCGTGATGAGCGGGGGGCGCAGCGGGATCAGGTCGGCGGCCTTGGGGCCGCAGAGTGCTTCGGTGAAGGTGTCGGTGAAGGCGTTGGCAAGCGCGTCGGTGGGCGCGTTGATGGGCGCGTTGATGGGCGCGCTGATGGTGGGGCTGATGGTGGGGCTGGCCCTGCTGAGCGGACCGGTGCCAGCGCTGGCGGCCGAAGCGGACGGTGCCACACCGGACATCGCCGCACCGGAGCCTGCCGCATCCCACAACGAAACGTCGACGACCACCACCACCTCCTCCTCAAAGACCATCCCCGCGGATGGGGCTACGTGCCGCTTGCCTCGCCATGAGGCGCTGAACATCACGGACCGCGCCGCGCCGGACAGCGACGGCCAGACACCCGCTGCTGCCTCCGCACCCGCCTTGGACATCACCGCCGTACACGCGGCGGCCTCGGCGGTGGCCGCAGACCCGCTGCTCGGTGGCACGGACAAGGTGCGCTACCTGCGCTTCAAGGACACCGACAAAAAAGAGGACAAGAAAACCGACACGTCGATGGCCGGGTGGTGGATCGAGCTGATCAAAGGCCTCTCCACCGGCTTGCGCATTGCCATCTGGCTGCTTGGCGCCGGAATGCTGATCTGGATCTTCCTGCGCCTGCGCGACTGGGTGCAACTGCAACGCACCGGCACCCTCGTGGCGGCTGTGGCCCCCACCCATGTCGGCAGCCTCGACATCCGCCCCGAGAGCCTGCCGGAGGACATCGGCGCAGCGGCACGCGCGCTGTGGCAACAAGGCCAGCCGCGCGCGGCGTTATCGCTGCTGTATCGCGGGGCGCTCTCCCGCCTGGTGCATGTGCATGGTGTGCCCATCCGTGCCGCCAGCACGGAAAGCGACTGCCTGGCCCTGGCCCAACCGCGCCTGTCGCCTGCCTCCCATCGCTACCTGTCGCAACTCATCAGCGGCTGGCAGATCGTGGCTTATGCCCAGCGCGAAGTCGCCAGCGACGATTTTGAGGCGCTGTGTGTCCATTTTGACGAGCGCCTGACCCAAGGAGCCACGCCATGA
- a CDS encoding stage II sporulation protein M — protein MTPIRFEAEYSGMWTAFAEQLTVAQAGKPVDGALLAARYRRVCEHLALAQSRAYPVHVVARLETLAQDAHQLIYRRQDFGLNALGRLLRVTLPQAVRHQRRYLLIAFALFTVPLVACFLLSWLTPDFALRVQDAAQLRTYENMYGDGRASIGRVREAGDDWQMFGYYIFNNIGIGLRCFGAGILAGVGSAFVLVFNGLQIGVVAGHLQRAGLGHNFWPFVATHSAFELTGIVLSGAAGLRMGLGWLAPGRRTRLEALKAAARESVPVIYAAFFLLLVAAGFEAFWSSAAWVEPWVKFVVAGLCWLLVLLWLGLMGREKRHAG, from the coding sequence ATGACTCCGATCCGTTTCGAGGCGGAATACAGCGGCATGTGGACCGCATTTGCCGAGCAGTTGACCGTCGCCCAGGCCGGCAAACCGGTGGACGGTGCGCTGCTGGCCGCCCGCTACCGCCGCGTGTGCGAGCACCTGGCGCTGGCGCAGTCCCGCGCGTATCCGGTCCATGTGGTGGCGCGGCTGGAAACCCTGGCACAGGATGCCCATCAGCTCATCTACCGCCGCCAGGACTTCGGCCTGAACGCGCTGGGCCGGCTGCTGCGGGTGACGCTGCCGCAGGCGGTGCGTCACCAGCGGCGGTATCTGCTGATCGCCTTCGCCCTGTTCACCGTGCCGCTGGTGGCCTGCTTCCTCTTGTCCTGGCTGACGCCGGATTTCGCCCTGCGTGTGCAGGATGCCGCCCAGTTGCGCACCTACGAGAACATGTATGGGGACGGCCGCGCCTCCATCGGCCGTGTGCGTGAGGCCGGTGACGACTGGCAGATGTTCGGCTACTACATCTTCAACAACATCGGCATCGGCCTGCGCTGCTTTGGCGCCGGCATCCTGGCCGGAGTGGGCAGCGCCTTTGTGCTGGTCTTCAATGGCCTGCAGATCGGCGTGGTGGCGGGCCATCTGCAGCGCGCGGGCCTGGGTCACAACTTCTGGCCCTTTGTGGCCACCCATTCGGCCTTTGAGCTGACCGGCATCGTGCTCTCCGGCGCCGCCGGCCTGCGCATGGGGCTGGGCTGGCTGGCGCCCGGGCGCCGCACCCGACTGGAGGCCCTCAAGGCCGCCGCCCGGGAATCCGTGCCGGTGATTTATGCGGCCTTTTTCCTGCTGCTGGTGGCGGCGGGGTTTGAAGCCTTCTGGTCGTCGGCGGCCTGGGTGGAGCCCTGGGTGAAATTCGTGGTGGCCGGCCTGTGCTGGCTGCTGGTGCTGCTGTGGCTGGGCCTGATGGGCCGGGAGAAGCGCCATGCGGGTTGA
- a CDS encoding RDD family protein yields MSSAIPAERIDTLAQVETPEGIVLSLRPAGLVSRTMAFLLDLLFRILINAGLALLLSMMGRMGSGLFLIGMFAVEWIYPIAFELTRSGATPGKRALGLRVVMDTGLPVTPAASVTRNLLRAADFLPLGYTFGIITLLLNRECKRLGDLAAGTLVVYAKPVVLHDQPPEAPSLAPVRPLNQQEQAAIRSWAGRARRLTPQRFDELAMLATQVLPPQAPEEPRRSPSERLLGVAQWLMGKRS; encoded by the coding sequence GTGTCGTCTGCCATTCCCGCCGAGCGCATTGACACGCTGGCGCAAGTCGAAACGCCTGAAGGAATTGTCCTGTCACTGCGGCCAGCGGGCCTGGTGTCGCGGACCATGGCCTTCCTGCTCGACCTGCTGTTCCGGATCCTGATCAACGCGGGGCTCGCATTGCTCCTGTCGATGATGGGCCGCATGGGCTCGGGCCTGTTCCTGATCGGCATGTTTGCCGTTGAGTGGATCTACCCCATCGCCTTTGAGCTGACCCGCTCCGGTGCCACGCCTGGCAAACGGGCGCTGGGCCTGCGCGTGGTGATGGACACCGGCCTGCCCGTCACACCGGCTGCGTCGGTCACCCGCAATCTGCTGCGCGCGGCGGACTTCCTGCCGCTGGGCTACACCTTCGGCATCATCACCCTGCTGCTGAACCGCGAATGCAAGCGCCTGGGCGATCTCGCCGCCGGCACGCTGGTGGTGTATGCCAAGCCGGTGGTCCTGCATGACCAGCCGCCCGAAGCCCCCAGCCTGGCGCCGGTCCGCCCCCTCAACCAGCAGGAGCAGGCAGCCATCCGGTCCTGGGCCGGCCGTGCCAGACGGCTGACCCCGCAGCGGTTCGACGAACTGGCGATGCTGGCGACGCAGGTGCTGCCGCCGCAGGCGCCGGAAGAGCCGCGCCGCAGCCCGTCCGAGCGCCTGCTGGGCGTGGCACAGTGGCTGATGGGAAAACGTTCATGA
- a CDS encoding class II aldolase/adducin family protein, with amino-acid sequence MSLLPPSGTSPGASPSHVAHTSPASPAPRARTEAEVRVDLAAAYRLAALAGWDDTVYTHLSAAVPGEPGLYLINEFGLGFDEVCASNLVKVDLHGRVVDGTGRRVNPSGFAIHGAVHAARSDVECVIHLHAPWGVALSMLPGGLQPTSQWAMRLHQRLGRHAYEGLALGAAEQQRLVDNLGTLDGLILENHGTLTVGRSVAEAYLLMHILERAAQAQLRAMAASGGRLLSATHALASLTHRQWVGDGSEWEGDVEWPALLRRVDRRSPGFRD; translated from the coding sequence ATGTCGTTGTTGCCCCCCTCTGGGACGTCCCCCGGTGCATCCCCGTCCCACGTCGCGCACACGTCCCCCGCCTCGCCCGCCCCACGCGCGCGCACCGAGGCCGAGGTCCGTGTGGACCTGGCGGCGGCCTACCGGCTGGCCGCCCTGGCCGGCTGGGATGACACGGTCTACACCCATCTCTCGGCCGCCGTGCCGGGTGAGCCCGGCCTCTACCTCATCAATGAATTCGGTCTGGGCTTTGACGAGGTCTGTGCCTCCAACCTGGTGAAGGTGGACCTGCACGGGCGCGTGGTGGACGGCACGGGCCGTCGGGTGAATCCCAGTGGGTTCGCCATCCATGGCGCCGTGCATGCCGCCCGATCCGATGTGGAATGCGTCATCCATCTGCATGCACCCTGGGGCGTGGCCTTGTCGATGCTGCCCGGGGGCCTGCAGCCCACGTCGCAGTGGGCCATGCGGCTTCACCAGCGGCTGGGCCGTCATGCCTATGAAGGGCTGGCGCTGGGCGCGGCGGAACAGCAGCGGCTGGTGGACAACCTCGGCACCCTGGACGGGCTGATTCTGGAGAATCACGGCACCCTGACCGTCGGGCGATCGGTTGCGGAGGCCTACCTGCTGATGCACATCCTGGAGCGTGCCGCGCAGGCGCAATTGCGCGCGATGGCCGCATCGGGCGGGCGTCTGCTGTCAGCCACCCACGCACTGGCCAGCCTCACCCACCGTCAATGGGTGGGGGATGGGTCGGAATGGGAGGGTGATGTGGAATGGCCGGCGCTGCTCCGGCGGGTGGACCGTCGTTCACCGGGCTTCCGGGATTGA
- a CDS encoding 4-oxalocrotonate tautomerase, translated as MPTLRVELFEGRTPEQKAELAKELTAACVRVLGGSPDGVDVVFFDVARQNWATGGVLWSEKQK; from the coding sequence ATGCCCACCCTGCGCGTCGAACTCTTTGAAGGTCGCACCCCGGAACAAAAGGCCGAACTGGCCAAGGAACTGACCGCCGCCTGCGTGCGTGTGCTGGGCGGCAGCCCGGACGGGGTGGATGTGGTGTTCTTTGATGTGGCCCGTCAGAACTGGGCCACCGGCGGGGTGCTCTGGAGCGAGAAGCAGAAGTAA
- the katG gene encoding catalase/peroxidase HPI, producing the protein MTAETKCPVAHQKPKQASTNANWWPDQLNLALLHQHSELSDPMVEDFDYRKEFLSLDLQAVVQDLHALMTDSQDWWPADYGHYGPFFIRMAWHSAGTYRIFDGRGGARSGEQRFAPLNSWPDNGNLDKARRLLWPIKQKYGRKLSWADLMILAGNVALESMGFKTFGFGGGREDIWEPQPIDWGPESTWLGDERYSGDRELANPLAAVQMGLIYVNPEGPNGTPDPAGSARDIRETFARMAMDDEETVALTAGGHTFGKAHGAGEAHHVGAEPEGANIEELGLGWKSKYESGIGAHTITSGIEGAWTPTPTKWDNSYFETLFGHEWELTRSPAGAHQWRPKNGAAADAVPDAHIPGKRHAPMMTTADMALRVDPVYEKISRRFMADPALFADAFARAWFKLTHRDMGPKLRYLGSMVPKEDLLWQDPIPPVDHPLVNEADIAALKTTVLASGLTPQQLIKTAWASASTFRGTDLRGGANGARIRFAPQKDWDVNEPAEVAKVLARLTEIQHQFNAAQSGGKKISLADLIVLGGSAAVEDAAQRAGHRVTVPFTPGRMDALLEQTDVHSFKVLEPAADGFRNYFRVGPEPSAATALIDRAALLTLTAPEMTVLVGGLRVLGANYAQSPLGVFTKRPGQLTPDFFIHLLDMRTAWQKSDTQPGVFEGRDRKTQELRWTATLADLVFGSNAQLRALSEVYASSDGEAQFVSDFVAAWTKVMNLDRFDLKSRS; encoded by the coding sequence ATGACTGCTGAAACCAAGTGTCCCGTTGCCCATCAAAAGCCCAAACAGGCCAGCACCAACGCCAACTGGTGGCCCGACCAGCTCAACCTGGCGCTGCTGCACCAGCATTCGGAGCTGTCCGACCCCATGGTGGAAGATTTCGACTACCGCAAGGAGTTCCTGAGCCTGGATTTGCAGGCCGTGGTCCAGGACCTTCATGCGTTGATGACGGATTCACAGGACTGGTGGCCCGCCGACTACGGGCACTATGGCCCCTTCTTCATCCGCATGGCCTGGCATTCGGCCGGCACCTACCGCATCTTTGATGGTCGCGGGGGCGCGCGCTCCGGCGAGCAGCGTTTTGCACCGCTGAACAGCTGGCCGGACAACGGCAACCTGGACAAGGCCCGTCGCCTGCTGTGGCCGATCAAGCAAAAATATGGCCGCAAGCTCTCCTGGGCCGATCTGATGATCCTGGCGGGCAATGTGGCCCTCGAGTCCATGGGCTTCAAGACCTTCGGTTTTGGCGGCGGCCGTGAAGACATCTGGGAACCGCAGCCGATCGACTGGGGGCCGGAATCCACCTGGCTCGGCGACGAGCGCTACAGCGGCGACCGCGAACTGGCCAACCCATTGGCTGCCGTGCAGATGGGCCTGATCTATGTGAATCCGGAAGGCCCCAACGGCACACCGGACCCCGCCGGCTCTGCCCGCGACATCCGCGAGACCTTCGCCCGCATGGCGATGGATGATGAAGAGACTGTGGCACTCACGGCGGGAGGGCACACCTTTGGCAAGGCCCACGGCGCGGGCGAGGCTCACCATGTCGGCGCCGAACCCGAAGGCGCCAACATCGAAGAGCTGGGCCTGGGCTGGAAGAGCAAGTATGAAAGCGGCATTGGCGCGCACACCATCACCAGCGGCATAGAAGGCGCCTGGACGCCGACCCCGACGAAGTGGGACAACAGCTACTTCGAGACGCTGTTCGGTCATGAATGGGAACTGACCAGGAGCCCGGCCGGTGCGCATCAATGGCGGCCCAAGAACGGCGCGGCCGCCGATGCGGTGCCGGATGCGCACATTCCCGGCAAGCGCCATGCGCCCATGATGACGACGGCCGACATGGCCCTGCGGGTGGACCCGGTCTATGAAAAGATCTCTCGGCGCTTCATGGCCGATCCCGCCCTGTTTGCGGATGCCTTTGCCCGCGCCTGGTTCAAGCTGACCCACCGCGACATGGGCCCGAAGCTGCGCTACCTCGGGTCGATGGTGCCGAAGGAAGACCTGCTGTGGCAGGACCCGATCCCTCCGGTGGACCATCCGCTGGTGAATGAGGCCGACATTGCCGCCCTGAAGACCACCGTGCTGGCCTCCGGCCTGACGCCGCAGCAGCTTATCAAGACAGCCTGGGCCTCCGCCTCCACCTTCCGGGGCACCGACCTGCGCGGCGGCGCCAATGGCGCGCGCATCCGCTTCGCGCCTCAGAAGGACTGGGACGTGAATGAACCCGCCGAGGTGGCGAAGGTGCTGGCCAGGCTCACCGAGATCCAGCATCAGTTCAATGCGGCGCAGTCCGGCGGCAAGAAGATCTCGCTGGCCGACCTGATCGTGCTGGGCGGCTCCGCCGCTGTGGAAGACGCGGCACAGCGCGCCGGCCACCGGGTCACCGTGCCGTTCACACCGGGCCGCATGGATGCGCTGCTGGAGCAGACGGACGTCCACTCCTTCAAGGTGCTGGAGCCAGCCGCCGATGGCTTCCGCAATTACTTCCGCGTCGGTCCGGAACCCAGTGCGGCCACCGCGCTGATCGACCGCGCCGCGTTGCTGACGCTGACGGCACCGGAGATGACGGTGCTGGTGGGCGGGCTGCGGGTGCTGGGGGCCAACTACGCCCAATCGCCACTGGGTGTTTTCACCAAGCGGCCGGGCCAGTTGACGCCGGACTTCTTCATCCATCTGCTGGACATGCGCACCGCATGGCAGAAGTCGGACACGCAGCCCGGTGTGTTTGAAGGTCGCGACCGCAAGACGCAGGAACTGCGCTGGACCGCAACACTGGCGGACCTGGTGTTCGGGTCCAATGCCCAATTGCGGGCCTTGTCGGAGGTCTATGCCTCCAGCGACGGTGAAGCGCAGTTCGTCAGCGACTTCGTGGCGGCGTGGACCAAGGTGATGAACCTGGACCGCTTCGACCTCAAGAGCCGGAGCTGA